Below is a window of Cytobacillus firmus DNA.
ACACACCTTTCAAGATATACCTTTTTTAAAAGAGCCTTATAACCTCCCTGGAGCAATACAGCCAATCTACAATATTAAGTCAACATTTTTATCACTTCATCAGCCGTCACAATCACTGCAAACTCTTTATGCAATGCCGCGAGCTCCAATTCCTGCACAGTCTCCGCCGAATGGACAACTCCCTTATGATCAGTGATGTCAAAAGCGGCAACCGCATCTGACACCAAATAAGTTATAAACCCTAGATTTCCGCTCATTCTCGTTGTAGTTGATACACAATGCTGTGTGGACAGGCCTGTGATAAAAACAGATTTGATCTGCTGCTGCCGCAATTGGATTTCAAGTTCTGTGCCGATGAAGGCACTGTTCACATTCTTTGTGAAAACCTGTTCCCCTGATTTTGGAGCCAGCAGGTCCTTAAATTGGATTCCCGCTTCATTTTTGTGATAAAGAGGCGATTGCGGGTCAAGCGACAAATGCTTTGAAAAGAAAATAGGCCACTTCCGCTTCCTCCATTCTGTCAGCAGGCGAAACGCATTGTTTTCAGCCTGGGGATTGTTCCGCTTCCCCCAGTATGGGTCGTCAAATCCCTTTTGCATGTCCAAAACCAACAATGCTGGTGCAGTAGGAAATCTATTCATTTCACTTCCCTCCTAAAAGGATCGTTAATTTACTCTGGCGACTCCGTTTGCAAAATGCTCCCAGAGGATTGCTTCAACCTGTTTTCCTTCTTCTTCATGGCAGCCAATAATCAAAATAACCTCAGACTTTACTCCTTTTAACAGCCGCTTATTTCTAGTTCTTAGCTTAATAAGTGTGAAATCAATTGCAAAGCCAAGCAGAAATCCAACCGCAGCCCCAATCAATCCCCAATAAATTGGTCCCCATTCCAATATAAATCCTCTGCTGGCTCCAACAACTGAGAACATTACCGCCAGTACCATCCCTTTATTTATAAGTGATACTCCATCTGACTTGTGAATTGTGTCAAACATCCCCGGATCCTCCGTCCGGTTATCCAGTGGGACCGAATATATGTCAGTTATCCCCTGCTGTTCCAGCTTCCTGATTGCAAGTTCAAGATAGGGTGAATGGTCAAATGTTGCAAATACCTGCATTTACTTCACCTTAATGCCTTTCTGTAAATGAAATGAATTTGTTTGATAATACTTTCTTAAGAACTTCTTCTGCTCGGTATCATATAATTTATTGTTTTCAACAACGTTCATATAGGTATCATAAAGTGTAAAAAAATAAAATGATGGCAAATAAAGCAGCCACTGTGCATTTAAAACTTGAGATGATTTCTTAAGTTCTCCTATTAGGAGGTAATGGAATGCTTCGATAAAATGAGAAAAATGGACAAGTACAACCGTCATAACCAATGTAAAAAAGGCGCCAAAGATTCTATGAATGTATAATTGGCCAAGGCTTGGGATGGTCAACGACCATAAAATAGCGGCTATGGGGTCTCTCTTATCCAGGTAATTGATCTCGAATGGTTTTATCACTAATCTCTCTATGGTGCTTGCGTCTTTTTCGTTCAGAAGAAAAATTTTATTCATGTCTACAGTTGTCCGGTAACTATCCCAGATGGCGAAAATATATACAGGAATATACAAATGCATGTATCTGATATCTATTACATCTTTTGCTTTTTGAATATCTCCGATGAAGCTATAAACCATGGCTGAATTCAAATGAATCATTTGGTTTATAAATAATTCCCAAATAACCAGGGAAAAGCCCCTAAGATATTTATTTAACAGCAGATGACCGTAGCCCGGAAATACTGCAGACCACATAGCAACTACATAGGGATTTCTCAAATGAATTTGTGAGGTTCCAAAAATACTTAAATACGCAAGCTTAGGAACCGCTTTTTGATTCTTGTATGTATATGGCATAAATCCACCCCAGCTTTATCTGAAAAAACCATTATTGGTATTTTCCATCAAGAAGGATCTTTTCATACATCTTTCAGAGTCATTTAGCATTGTATTTGATGAAACTGTAAACGAAAGTTGATATAAAGTTTATTTTCATTTTGTAAGATAATCCTTGAAATTAGTTTTAGGAGGCATTTATGTGAAAAAACTGCTGCATGGGGTTACAGATTGGGTTTCCACCAAACGGGGAATGTGGATTACGATTATCGGCTGGCTTGTGCTGATGATCGGCTTAAGTGCAGGTCCGATGCTTGGAGATTATAAAACAAATAATTTCCAGTCGCTTCCTGATGACGCGAAATCCATAATTGCCCAGAATAAAACAGAAGAATATTTTCCAAACAAACAAGGAACTCCGGGCATCCTGGTTTTCCATAATGAAAATGGCGAGGTTGAAATCGACGAAGCTAAACAGATTCTGGAAGGAATCATGAAAGAAGACATCGATGGAGTCAAGACGATTATCGATATCAGCAAGCTTCCGCCGCAAGCCCTCGGTTCTTTCATTTCTGAGGACAAGACTACCTTGATTGTTCCGATGGAGCTTGAACAGGGCCTTGGCAATGACCAGTATGCA
It encodes the following:
- a CDS encoding cysteine hydrolase family protein, which encodes MNRFPTAPALLVLDMQKGFDDPYWGKRNNPQAENNAFRLLTEWRKRKWPIFFSKHLSLDPQSPLYHKNEAGIQFKDLLAPKSGEQVFTKNVNSAFIGTELEIQLRQQQIKSVFITGLSTQHCVSTTTRMSGNLGFITYLVSDAVAAFDITDHKGVVHSAETVQELELAALHKEFAVIVTADEVIKMLT